In a single window of the Drosophila subpulchrella strain 33 F10 #4 breed RU33 chromosome X, RU_Dsub_v1.1 Primary Assembly, whole genome shotgun sequence genome:
- the LOC119557869 gene encoding sepiapterin reductase has protein sequence MAKRMDLNRRTFLVLSGSSNPLGQSLALEFCRRLAPGSLALILDEDQEQLRELENHLQGELKTKNVQVMTGRLDKSHSNGVQLMEETLKDHFEAQRDTQRFERSVIVHNEGQAATHVLVEPQGVEEWKDYVQHQLYAPVALNQMWLQSKYLEKVEKLAVNVTSSLLVRPLVYSGLLCSCKQARDMYFRAMASEEYRFGVQVLSFSPGLMATHESQCDVNGNRINPVDLVASKQTVQLPRIQPRQATLKLINILEEISFVSGHDVDYYDTFVL, from the coding sequence ATGGCAAAGAGAATGGACTTAAACAGGCGCACCTTTTTGGTGCTGAGCGGCAGCTCGAATCCTTTGGGTCAGTCCCTGGCCCTGGAGTTTTGCCGTCGCCTGGCCCCCGGATCCTTGGCTCTGATCTTGGATGAAGATCAGGAGCAGCTTCGGGAATTGGAGAATCACCTACAGGGCGAGCTGAAAACGAAAAACGTTCAAGTGATGACTGGGAGGCTGGACAAGAGCCACTCAAATGGTGTGCAGCTAATGGAGGAGACTTTGAAGGACCATTTCGAGGCTCAAAGGGACACCCAGCGATTTGAGCGATCCGTAATCGTACACAACGAAGGACAGGCGGCCACTCATGTGCTCGTGGAGCCCCAGGGCGTCGAGGAGTGGAAGGACTATGTCCAGCACCAACTGTATGCTCCGGTGGCCCTTAACCAGATGTGGCTGCAATCGAAGTATTTGGAGAAGGTGGAAAAGCTGGCGGTGAATGTCACCTCCTCCCTGCTGGTTCGTCCGTTGGTCTATTCGGGACTACTCTGCTCCTGCAAGCAGGCCAGGGATATGTATTTCCGCGCCATGGCCTCCGAGGAGTATCGTTTCGGGGTCCAAGTCCTCAGCTTTTCCCCTGGACTGATGGCCACCCACGAAAGCCAGTGCGATGTGAACGGAAACAGGATCAATCCCGTCGATCTGGTCGCCTCCAAGCAGACGGTCCAGCTGCCCAGGATCCAGCCGCGCCAGGCCACCCTCAAGCTGATCAACATCCTGGAGGAGATCTCCTTTGTCTCCGGTCACGATGTCGACTACTACGACACCTTTGTTTTATGA
- the LOC119556516 gene encoding sepiapterin reductase, whose product MDLKQRTYLLVTGASRGIGREFAQQLARRIAAEGSVVTLLGRNQPLLEEAKAQIVATTPDLPVHTYSLELESAKTEDFAQILETSGGKNSFERAIVIHNAGTVGDTSKRAKEIGDTNYLQKYYHTNVFSAISLNCEFMRVFQGIPKLVVNLSTLAAIAPISSMAHYCTVKAAREMYFRVLATEESSKDTLVLNYAPGVIDTQMTVQVQREAHDPAVVAMFREQREAKTMLTTAQTTERFIKVLEAFKFKSGDHVDYRDALI is encoded by the coding sequence ATGGACCTAAAACAGCGCACATACCTCCTGGTGACGGGGGCTTCCCGTGGAATTGGTCGGGAGTTTGCCCAGCAGCTGGCTAGACGGATAGCAGCCGAGGGATCCGTGGTCACTCTTCTCGGACGCAACCAGCCCCTTTTGGAGGAGGCCAAGGCACAGATCGTAGCCACCACACCGGATCTTCCCGTTCACACCTACTCCCTGGAGCTGGAGTCGGCCAAAACGGAGGACTTTGCCCAGATTTTAGAGACCTCCGGCGGCAAGAACTCCTTTGAGCGAGCCATAGTCATCCATAATGCCGGCACCGTGGGCGACACCTCTAAGAGGGCCAAGGAAATCGGGGATACCAATTATCTGCAGAAGTATTACCACACCAATGTCTTCTCTGCCATATCCCTAAACTGCGAGTTCATGCGAGTCTTCCAGGGAATCCCAAAGTTGGTGGTCAATCTGAGCACCTTGGCCGCCATTgcgcccatttcctcgatggCTCACTATTGCACGGTGAAGGCCGCCCGTGAGATGTACTTCCGAGTGCTGGCCACGGAGGAGTCCTCGAAGGACACCCTGGTGCTCAACTATGCCCCCGGCGTTATAGACACCCAGATGACCGTGCAGGTCCAGCGAGAGGCCCACGATCCCGCCGTGGTCGCCATGTTCCGGGAGCAACGGGAGGCCAAGACTATGCTGACCACCGCTCAGACCACGGAGCGCTTCATCAAGGTACTCGAAGCGTTCAAGTTTAAGTCCGGCGATCATGTGGACTACAGGGATGCGCTGATTTAG
- the LOC119557932 gene encoding splicing factor ESS-2 homolog has product MNATPGTPATPGTPGTPGSLAMEVARVQNSALAEFKKPTALVRHKNKPKILTEEKYIEEMSKIIQRDFFPDLERLRAQNDYLDAESRRDFVQMAEIRERYSLGRIPGTGRSASRRNNQRNTAMSPATFETPVSHAGGSNTPLPNSRATDTPFSTTSSEKSGAEGGDSTSKLSLDAFLQNYTSEDNQSFQEIIETAEAKLRQKYAVLYNHEKLSAEQLQRALMLPSIEKQFEEPDPLRKIETWNYTNMNSIMYVPDGVEYTEEERVQLAERKQSIQHNATRLPDEAQHQEMEGKKSDEVPANGTSESTATPKIRGFDLLRSPSPRPGEAFSPIMTWGEIDGTPFRLDGGDTPLRPTQGPSFRINENSRRETIAIALAEKVSEKMRNQKQMALDTARRNIGSPLIRTNMERLASMSPAAQLLATGKLGLRGTPRLLHTPSPLSARKRKITPGVVRNTHTPLGQPKQQPGRVSTPVKSSTIDTGSTLTDDLLKIPTKRRSAADFF; this is encoded by the exons ATGAACGCAACGCCAGGTACACCTGCCACACCGGGAACGCCCGGAACTCCCGGCAGCTTGGCCATGGAAGTGGCCCGCGTCCAGAATTCGGCGCTGGCCGAGTTCAAGAAGCCCACGGCGTTGGTGCGCCACAAGAACAAGCCGAAGATCCTCACGGAGGAGAAGTACATCGAGGAGATGTCCAAGATCATCCAGCGCGACTTCTTCCCGGACCTGGAGCGACTGCGGGCCCAGAACGACTACCTGGACGCGGAGTCGCGGCGGGACTTTGTCCAAATGGCCGAGATTCGGGAGCGCTACAGTCTGGGCAGGATCCCCGGAACGGGAAGAAGCGCCAGTCGGAGGAACAATCAGCGGAACACTG CCATGTCCCCGGCCACATTTGAGACGCCAGTTAGCCATGCCGGCGGCAGCAATACTCCATTGCCCAATTCCCGGGCCACAGACACCCCCTTTTCCACAACCAGCTCAGAGAAGAGCGGCGCCGAGGGCGGGGACTCCACCTCAAAGCTCTCCCTCGACGCCTTTCTGCAGAACTACACCAGCGAGGATAACCAGAGCTTCCAGGAGATTATCGAAACGGCGGAGGCCAAGCTGCGCCAGAAGTACGCCGTGCTATACAACCACGAGAAACTCTCCGCCGAACAACTGCAGCGCGCCCTAATGCTGCCCAGCATAGAAAAACAATTTGAAGAACCAGATCCGCTGCGGAAGATCGAAACCTGGAACTACACCAACATGAACTCGATTATGTATGTGCCCGATGGCGTGGAATATACGGAGGAGGAGCGTGTCCAGCTGGCGGAGCGTAAGCAAAGTATTCAGCACAATGCCACCAGGCTGCCAGATGAAGCCCAACACCAAGAAATGGAGGGCAAGAAGTCCGATGAAGTGCCCGCCAATGGGACCAGTGAATCCACGGCCACTCCCAAGATACGCGGATTCGATCTTCTGCGTTCACCCTCACCACGACCCGGAGAGGCCTTCTCGCCCATCATGACCTGGGGTGAGATCGATGGCACTCCATTTCGCCTGGACGGAGGAGATACCCCCTTGCGGCCCACCCAGGGACCCTCGTTCCGGATTAATGAGAACTCTAGGCGCGAAACCATCGCCATCGCCTTGGCCGAGAAAGTCAGCGAGAAGATGCGCAATCAGAAGCAAATGGCTTTGGATACGGCGCGTCGAAATATTGGCTCCCCACTGATACGCACCAATATGGAACGTCTGGCCAGCATGTCGCCGGCAGCCCAATTGCTGGCCACGGGGAAGCTGGGTCTCCGAGGAACGCCCAGATTATTGCACACACCATCTCCGCTGAGCGCCAGGAAGCGCAAAATAACGCCCGGAGTTGTGAGGAACACCCACACGCCACTGGGACAACCGAAACAGCAGCCGGGCAGGGTCAGCACTCCAGTCAAGAGCTCCACCATTGATACGGGCTCCACGCTCACGGATGATCTGCTCAAGATACCCACAAAGCGACGCTCTGCAGCTGATTTCTTTTAG